The genomic DNA TCCGGTCGCCGGGGCGCAGCGGTCGCAGATACTCCTGCTCGCAGTCGGTCGCGACCACCGAGGTGTACCCGGCGCCATCGAGCAGGCCGAACAGTTCCTCGTACGCCGGTGAGCGGTCCGAGTGCCCCGAGAGCCCGCCCATCGTCCAGGCCTGGAGCATCGTCGGCGGGGCGATCGCCCCGGGCCCCCGGTAGGCCGGCCCGCTGTCCCCCATGGCCTCGCACCAGTGCCGGATCATCGCCTCGTTGACCAGGTCCTTGCCGACGCCCGCCGTGGCGGCGGAGCACCCCTCGTACGCCTTCAGCCGCTCGTACAGCCCCTCCGGCCCGGCAGCCGCGCTCATCGGTTCCGCCCGGCCGCCCGTCATCGTTTCCCCCGCTTCATGCCGAGCCGCATCGTCGCGACGATCTCCCGCTGCACCTCGCTGACACCGCCCCCGAAGGTGTTGATCTGTGCCGCCCGGTTCATCCGCTCCAGTTCACCGTCACCGGCCCCGGCCCCGGCCCCTTCGTCGGTACCGGCCCCGGCGTCGGCCCCGGCCCCGGCATCGGCACCGAAGGAGCCGAGGGATCCGCCCCGGATCAGCCCGGCCTCGCCCAGGACCTCCTGGCAGATCCGGTACACCTCGACGGCGCTCTCGGTCCCCGCGAACTTCACGCCGCTCGCCTCGCCCGGCGCCAGCGACCCCGCCCCCACCGACCCCACCAGGCGCCAGTTGAGCAGGCGTGTCGCCGCCAGCCGGGCATACGCCTCGGCCAGCCGGGACCGCACCCACGGCTCGTCGATCCGGCGCCGCCCGGTCACGGGGTCGGGGGTGCGGGCGTGCGCGAGCGCCGCCCCGTAGAAGTCCTCGGCCTGCATCCCGATCGCGGCGAGCGCCACCCGCTCGTGGTTCAGCTGGTTGGTGATGAGGCCCCAGCCGGCGTTCTCGGCGCCGACGAGGTGGGTGGCGGGCACCCGGATGCCGTCGTAGTACGTGGCCGTCGTGGTCAGCCCGCCCACCGTCTCGATGGGCGTCCAGGAGAAGCCCGGGGCGTCCGTCGGCACCAGGACGATCGAGATGCCCTTGTGCTTGGGCGCCGCCGGATCCGTACGGCAGGCGAGCCAGATCCAGTCGGCGTGCTGGGCGTTGCTGGTGAAGATCTTCTGGCCGTCGATCACCCAGTCGTCCCCGTCCCGGACGGCTCTCGTCCGCAGGGACGCCAGATCCGTACCGGCCTCCGGCTCGCTGTAGCCGATCGCGAAGACGAGGTCTCCGCTGAGGATCCGGGGCAGGAAGTACGCCTTCTGCTCGTCGGTCCCGTACTTCATCAAGGTCGGCCCGACGGTGTTGAGCGTGACCATGGAGACGGGGGCGCCCGCCCGGTAGGCCTCGTCGAAGAAGACGAACTGCTCGTCGGGGCCTCGGCCCTGTCCGCCGTACTCGACGGGCCAGCCCAGCCCGAGCATGCCGTCGGCGCCGATCCGGCGCAGCAGGCCGCGCTGCTCGGCGCCTTCCCCGGGCCTTCGGCCGGGCATCACATCACGGAAGTACGTGCGGAGTTCGGCGCGCAGCCGCTGCTGGCGCTCCGTCGGGGCGAGGTGCACGGCGGCGGCCTCCCGGGCGTACGGCTCAGGGCGGATCAAGGGACCTGACAGGATTCTGACTGTCCGTCAGATTCAGGTGTCCTGTCAACCCCGACACCACAACGCCCGCACCCGCGCCCACCTCCGTCGCGCACCCCACCCCACGCCTCGCGCCCCCCGAAGCGCCGCATCACCACCCTCGCGCCACCCACCCCCCTTCCCTTCTTCGAACGCTTGTACGAAAATGAAGGCATGGCCACCATCGACCGGCAGACCGCCACCCTGGCCCTGGCCCACGCCCTCTCCGCCGCCGGGCGCGGGCTCCCCGTCTTCCCCCTGTCCGCCACCAAGCTCCCCGCGCTGCGCTCCCCCCACCGCGGCGAGACCCCGCCGGTCCTCTGCCGCGGCGCCTGCGGCCTCCCGGGCCACGGCGTCCACGACGCCACCACCGACCCCGCCGCCGTCCGCGCCCTCTTCGCCGCCGCTCCCCGCGCCACCGGCTACGGCATCGCCTGCGGACGCGCCCCGCACCGCCTCATCGGAGTCGATCTCGACATCGACACCACCGGCGGCAACGACTCCCTGGCCGCACTCCACCAGCTGGCCTTCCAGCACCTGTTCACGGTCCCGCCGACCGTCACGGTGCTCACCCCGAGCGGCGGCCGCCACCTCTGGCTGACCGGGCCTCCCGACGTCTCCGTGCCGAACTCGGCCGGACGCCTCGCCCCGGGCATCGACATCCGCGGGGCCGGCGGGTATCTGGTCGGCCCCGGGTCGGTCACCACCCACGGCATGTACCGGCTCGCCCCCGGCGCGGCGGCGCTCGCCCCCGCCCCCTGCCCCCGAGCCCTCCTGCGCCTGCTCACGCCCCCCTCACGCCCCCGCCGCACCACCGGCCACGCCTCGCGCAGCCGGCAGGGTCAGGGCCTCATCCAGTTCGTGCTCGCGGCGCACGAGGGACAGCGCAACACCCGGCTCTTCTGGGCGGCCTGCCGGGCGTACGAACACGGCTTCGGCGACGAACTCGCGGACGCCCTCACCGACGCGGCCGTCCGCACCGGTCTCACCGCACACGAGGCCCGAGCCGCCATCGCCTCCGCCGCCCGCCTCACCGCGGGCCGCCCCGAACACGCCTGACAGCAGGGCCCATCCGGGCTCATCGAGCAACCGGCGGAGGCCGAGCGGACACCCGGCTGTCGGCTCCCGGTGATAGAACGCACGTATGACGTACAGGTTCACAGCACGGATCGCTTGCGGACTCGACGATCCGGACGCCGACGATTGTGTGATGGCGGGCGTGGCCGAGTCGGACGACGAGGAGGGGTTCTCCCTCCTGTTCATGTGCGACTTCGAGGAGCCCGATTCCCAGGAAGTGGCGCTCGGGATGGACACGCACTGCCTCGTCACGCCGGACCAGGGCACCGCGTACGGCTGCGTACGCGAAGTGGAGTTGAGCGGTGAGGTGCTGCGGGTGACCCTGGACCCCGCGTCCTTGGACGCGCTCGGCCTGAGCGACCCCGTCGTCGAGGCGGTGCTCCACGCACCACCGGCGGACGTGGCCCGCCTGCGCGAGGTGCTGCCACGCGTCCTCGCCTTCGGGCGCCCGGACGCCCGCCCGGCCCTGATCACGCGGTAGCCGAACCGGCGGCCGGCACGCATGAGTACGGCCCCTGACCGTTTCGACCGGTCAGGGGCCGTACTCATGGCGGTGGGTGTGGGATTTGAACCCACGGTCACATCGCTGCGACGACGGTTTTCAAGACCTCTTGCCGATCACGGGCGGTGGGGACTCCGCTGCAGTTCAGATGAGCATCGAAGTGCCAGTGGAGCCGTTGTCATCGCCGTCGTGCCCCTTACGTGCCCCATCGGCAGTGTTGCGGCCATCGTCATGCTCCTCACTGACCGACCGCTGGTCCGCCTTCAGGCCAGGCGCACACACAGACCGGATCGAGATGCAGTTAGTTTGGGCCCATGCAGTCGGCCGCTCAGGCGGCCAGGCAAGAGCCGCAGAAACCTGCCAGGTTGGGGCCGCGAGGGCCAGCGGGCCGGCAGCGACTTCGCCAGTTGCCCCCGAGCTGGGCGGGTTTGAGACGTGGCAGGACATCGTCCGGGTGGACGACGAAGCTGCCACGACACCCGGCGGATACTGAGCTCATTCCAACCTGGCATTTGTGCCGGCCAGCGACCCGCTAACGACTGAACACGCCACCACACAGTGAGGCCATGATCAGCGGTGCCGAAGGTCAGACCGAAAAGAATCACTACCGCGACAAAATTCACCTGCAGACCATGGATGAAAACTCGCAGGCAAGGATTCAGCCGCGCGGAAATTTCCATTTATCACTCACCGCAGAAAATTCGATCACACCCTCTCATCGAGATGCGCGGCAGCGACTCTAACAAAATCCCTGACCTTTACTCCAAGACACTCCCAGGCATCCTTCATGCCCGAATAAGCAGGAGGTTCCAGACTGATCCCCAATTCTTCATTTTCGCAAAATTCCCACGCCTGAATCCAGAAACCTCCCAGCGCTTCAGCGCTCACCGATAGCTCGCGAGCCGCCTTACGCACATCCCCCGGCCCTTCCAGCTCTGCATGCAGAGCGGCATTTTTCAGTGGATCCAAACCCCTGACGGCAGGCATAAACTGCCCATATGGCTCCCTTTCTTCGTTATCCAATTCCCAATCCCCTGGATTTGCATATCCACCCCATTCGATCTCCATAGCCATCTCCAACTTTTCCAAGGAATCGAGAGCCGTTGACGCGTCGCGTGAGAATTCCTGCGCTTTACCTAGCAGACTTCCGTAAACAGCCCGCCGGGCCGCGCGATGCGCCTGTTCCAGCACCGCCATATGATTCCTGCGTGAGGTCTCTAGCGCCGCCTCCAACGCTTTCACCCCTGTCGCCTTTGCGGCACTTGAGGCTGCTTTCCATGCCCCAAATCCGCCAATCAAAGCGCCAACCAAACTGGCGGAGCCACCGACCAAAGCCGCAGCCATTTCTCCACTCATGCAGCGATTATTTCAACCCCGCAGGAGAGGGGGCGACAGATTGCCAAATCTTTGCTAAAGTTGACTTGTTTGCGACGCTCCGGGCGCCCACTCATATGCAGGATGAGTGATAGTGCGGCTCCCATGCTCTTGCTCTGCGTCATATCATTGGCTGCTGGCGCCGCCCTCATCACGACTACGCGATCAGCAGCCGAGATTGCGGAGATCTTCAAGGGCGCGAAACGCTTCCAACCGAGAGCCGGCGAGATTCATCAGCGACGCCAATGGCGCACCTCATGGCTTCGGATCCACGAAGGAATGTCCGCGGGGAACGGTGGAAGCCCGACTGGTCTTCTTGTCCCGACCGTGATCAAAATCGTCAACCGGCGGATCGGCCAGCATCCCCACCAGCTCACCGGCGAGCACGGTCCCGCACTTGGCACAGCAGAAAACGGTCACACATCTGGTTAAACCGCGAGTCAGGCCGAGACGTCCGAGAGCGGGCAAGAGGGCAACCCCCGACCAGGTGCATGGTCAGGGGCCGTTCAGCTGGGTGCCACAACAGTCAGTCCTCAGCGGCGTCTCTAGAGCCGCCTTCAGTATCCACCTCCGTGAGCCAGGTATCCGCTGCTTCCGCCACTTGGTCGTCGCGTCCGGCAACCGGCCGGGCGTAGTGCCGAGTCGTCACGCTGGCGTTCGAGTGCCCGAGCCGGTGCGCGGCGGTCATCACCCCGTACCGGTCGGCGACCCACGTCCCGTGCGAGGCACGCAGGTCGTGCGGCGTGACGTCAGTGAGCCCGGCCGCCGTCACAGCGGGATCGAAGTACGCCTTGCGCCACTGGTTGTAGCGCAGCGGCTTGCCGCCGGGTGTGATGAAGAGGAGAGCGTCCTCCCCACCCGACAGCGTCTCCAGGTGCTGGCCGATCCGCGTCGCGAGTGACGGCCCGATCCGCAGGACCCGTTTCTGATGGGACTTGGGGGTGTCGAAGACGAGGGTGCCGTTCGCTTCGGCGAGGTTCTCATCGACCAGGACCAAGCCGCCGGACACATCAATGTCCGCCCGCCGCAGCGCGAACGCCTCACCAACCCTCAGACCCGCGTAGGCGAGCAAGGAGATCAGCAGGTCATGCGGTTTCGTCGCGCTCCGCACAATCCGTGAGGCTTCCAGCGGGGTGAGGATGTGCGGTTCGGTCTGCGGCATTCGAGGCAGCTTCACACCCCTGCACGGGGTCTGCCCGATCATCTCGTTGTCGACGGCCGCCCGCATGATCTGCGAGAGCACCCGGTAGGCCTGCCTGATCCGCGATGCGCTGAGACCACGGGTCTTCATCGCCCCGACCCATTCGACGATGGTGATCGGCCGGAGGCTGGAAAGCTCACGATCACCGAGCGCCGGAACGATCAGCGAGTTGATCAGGGATCGGTACGACGCCTGTGTCTTGTGCTTGAGCTGCGGGGAGACCGCGGTAAGCCATCGTGCCGACCAATCGCGGACGGTGGTCCGTCCCTCGGCGGGGTCGAGCCAGCGGCCCTCCTCCATCTCGATTCGCTTCCGTGCCAGCCAGCGATCGGCGTCCGTCGTTGTGGCGAACGTCTGATCAGCTGCACGCAGCACGCCGTCAGGCCCCGGATACCGAGCCTGGAACCGGCCGGACGGCAGCTTCCGGATCCGGCCGAAGGCGCGGCGGGCCTTACGCTTGGCGGCCATCAGGCAGCCCTCCGGTACGAGTACGCCGAGGTGGGCCGTAGGACAATCGGCGCCACCGTGTGGGCACTGACGTACTCCTCCACGGCGCTCTCGGGGATGCGGACGTGTCGGCCGACCTTGACGAACGTGATGCGGCGTTCCTCGATGAGCCGGCGAGGGAAGCGGAGACCGGTGCCGAGGCGTTCGGCGACCTGATTCACGGTAAGCAGTCGGTCCGCCACGGTCACCACTCCCCCTCGTCGGTAGTGCGCCCCTTCAGCACATCGCGGGCGGTCTCGCGGTTGGTCTGGAGGTCACGGGCGATGGTGGCGGCGAGAGCTCCTTCGCCGGGGGTGTGCCCGTGGCCGACGTACTGCCAGTCCGCCAGGACGAGGACGGTGTCCGGTTCACGGTCGGCCAGACCGAGGACGGTCGCTTCCTGTGAAGCGCGATAGTCGGCGCGTTCCTGGCGGAGGGCACCGAGGGTGGTCGAGTAGGTGCGGGACTTGGACGAGAAGTGGCCGCGAAAGCCGAGCATGTGAGCCCAGGCCCAGAGGCGCCGGTCCGGATAGAGGCTGTCGAGCTCACGGCATGCGGTGATGAGCCGCCGGGTGTGCTCGGGAACGCGGTGGCGGTCGAGTTCGGCGAGTTCCCCGATACGGCGGTCCAGGGTGCCGGTGTTCTCGGCGGCTTTGGTGGCGTACTTGGCCACGTACGAGGCGACTGCCTGCTCAGTGACATCTGAACCGTCGCCGAAGGCCTTGACCGGGCGAACGTCGAGCTGTCGGCCCCACCGAAAGGTCCGAGACGACTGTTCACCGGCAGCCGGGACGGAGACCGACGTGTACGAGTGCGCGGCTGCGGCGCGTATCGCGTCGGTGAGGAGATCGACCGTGGCCCAAGAGGGCGGCGGAGTACAAGGTCCCTCCGGGCCGTCGAGACGTACGACGGCATGGAAGTGGAGGGCTCCACGCTTCTGGAATTCGGCGACCTTGCCGAAGGAGACCCGGAGATGGTCACCCAGCTCACGGCGTGGGATTCCTGCGTGGATGGCGAGTTCGCGGCGGAGTCGAGTGGTGAAACGCTGCCAGAGTTCCCCGGCATGGTTGTTGAAGAGCGCCGCGCCCGCGTAGTCGTAGGTCTCCGGATCAAGGGCGGAGCCCAGGTCCCCGGAGTCCGAGCCATGCGCCGTACCGCACCGGCAGGTGCCCCGGTCGGGGCGGTTGTGGACAGGGCCGAACGAGGGTGCGGTGAGGGTGGCGAAGACGCGCGGGTGGTCGCGGACGGCGGCGGTGATGTCGCGGCGGTCGTCTCCGGCGAGGCCGGCACGGATCAGGTGGTAGGTGTCGCCCGCGTAGGTCCAGGCGCAGGAGGGGCAGCGGGAGGCACGGCGGTTGCCGCAGGCGAGGCGGAGACGCCCGCCCGGCTCGTACGCGGTCGAGTAGCGGTGCAGGGTCTCGCCGGTGGTCTTGTCCTTGTGGGTTACCCAGCCGCTCAGATGGACGGGGTCGGCACAGCCGCCGGTGCGCCGGATCTGGTCCTCCCAGCGGGCGTAGTCGGAGGCCGAGGCCACCCGGAGGACGTCCCCGAGGACGGTCGGGTCGAGCTGTGGTGCGGGCATGGACCGCTTCTGTTTCGAGGGTGAGGGCGGGTGGGCCATGCTGGGGGTTCCTTCCGGTTGCGAGATCGATCGGTGGGCACGGCTCCCGGGCGGCGGATGCTTGGCGGTATCGAGGCTGCCCGGGGGCCGGTCAGCGGCGTTTGGCGTCGGACGCGATCAGGGAGCGCAGGACGACCGTGCAGACGGCGACCGAGGCGCTGGTGACGGCGACCGCCAGGAGCAGCGAGACCAGGACGGTGCCGACGACCAGGACGACGGCAGTACCGGCACCGACGAGCGCGACCGCGGTGCCGGGGGTGAGCTGTACGACCGGACGGGACGGCGCAGGGGCGGCGGCGGGTGCCGGGGCAGGCGTGCCCGGCGTGATGGTGGTCGGCTGGACGACGGCGGGCGGGGTGACCAGGCCCGAGGGCTGCGGCATGGTCGGGATCTTGGGCTGGAACATGGGTGGTTCTCCTCTCCCGGGCGCGGGTTACTTGACGGCGGTGTCGATGACGGAGGCGAAGAGGCTGTCGGCGAGGAAGTAGCCGCCGAGGAGGAGCACGCAGATCAGCCACACCGGCGGGCGGAAGAGCTTGATGCCGAGGTAGCCGACAACCAGCAGGGCGATCCAGAGGGGAACGTCCATGGACGCTGTCTCCTAACGGACGGTGCAGCGGTGGGTACGGGCGGCGAGTTGGGCGGCGGTCCGGCTGGAGTAGTCGGCGGACCAGCCGCAGCGGTCGGCGGTGCAGACGGCGGCGTGGGCAGTGCGGCCGGTGCGATCGCGGCGGGTGCCGATCTGCACCGGGCCGATGCGCATCAGGGAGTGGAAGCTGTCGCGGGCGGGCATGCCGGTCAGCCCCTGTCGGTCGTCGGGTCGGTGTACTGGGCGCGGATGCTGCGGGCGTTGGCCGGGTCGTCGACGCGTCGTGCGGCTTCCTCGGCGAGCAGGTGGGCGAGGAAGGGGCGTCCGGCTGCGGCCATCTCACGCGCTCCGTCGAGGTAGTCGGCCACGGTCAGGTCGGCGGGATCGTGGGTCATCTCAGTTCTCCTTTGCGGTCAGCTGAGGCGGGCGGCGATAGCGTCGGCGAGGTGGGGCGGAACGCCGAGGCGGGAGCGGAGGGTGTCGGTGTCGATCGGTGATCCGGTGCGGGTTCGGTACTCGTCGGCGACCTTGCGGGCGTGGTCGATCAGCACGGCGGGGACGGGCGGATCCGGGTACGGGGCCGGTGGCGAGGACAGGGCCGTTGTCGCAGGGAGTTCATCGGCCGGGGATGGGATCGGGGCGGCGTCAGGCACACGCGTCGGCCCGACATCCTTTGTCTCCGTGACGGCGGCTGACGGAACCGGCACCGGCTTCCCCGGCGAATGGGCGAGGAGAGTGCCGCCGAGGAACGCGAGTGCGGGCCATCCGGCGATGCCGAGCCGGAGCGGAGCCGGCGGGTCGGCCAGGTCGAGGAACCCGGCGGTGGCGACGTTGGCGCCGAGCGACGCGAACAGGGCGATCAGGAACCAGCACCAGGCCAACCGGGACGGACCCTCGCTGCGCAGCCGACGCCAGGCGGCGACAAGGAGCAGGTCAACGCTGACCGGGTAGGCCCATGCCTTCCAGCCGTCCTGTCCGGCCGCGGCGGCGAGGTCGTGCAGGTGCGCGAAGGACAGAGCTCCGGCGATAACCGCCTGGATCAACACCGCGTCGATCCGGAGACCGTGCCGGGCGCCCATCAGGAGTCCTCAGCGGGGTCGGAGTCGTCCGGGAACGTGCCCGGCGGCGGCTCCGGCAGCGACACGGCGAGGGACGGGCTGACGACGTCCACGAAGTCGAGGTCGGCGCCGGCCATGTCGGCGTACAGAGCGAGTTGGCCGAGCAGAAGCACGGTCCGGGCGAAGTCCTCGCAGTCGGGGCACATGGCGGTTCTCCCTTCTCTGGGCATGGCAGTGGTAGGGACTCGGCGCGAAGACGGTCACGCCTACCGGGTGGGGGGAGAGATCAGGCGCTGGCCGGAGAGGCCTTCGCCGACGGCACAAGCTCGGTGGCGGTACCGGTCGTGGCGGGCCGGAAGGGGGCCAGCTCGGGCAGGTCCGGGGTCCTGTCGGCGTACCGGTTGCAGAGGTTCACGGCCTGGCGGAGCGAGGTGTGCGGAGCGCGGATGCGGTGCCAACCGCCGGACGCGTCTCCCGCGATGGCGAGGCCTCGCAGTTCGGCGGGAATCTGGATGGCGGCGAGGACCGCGTCCGGGGCGATGTCGCCGAAGGCCATGTTGGCGGAGGTCTCGTCGTTGAGACGGTGGGCGGTGCGGCCGGTGAGTTGGGCGCGGAGCATGGTGATGCCCTTGCCGAGTTCGGAGCCGAAGCGCTGTCCGCAGATTTCGAGGTAGATACCGGCGGCGCGGCCGAGCTGCGCGAGACGGACCAGGGCGGTGATGATGCGGTCCCGCCGCCTCTCCTCCTCCTTCGTTGCGTACAGCGCGAGTTCGGCCACCTCGTCGACCAGGACGACGACCGGGGTCGGGCGGAACTCATCAGGCAGG from Streptomyces sp. NBC_00654 includes the following:
- a CDS encoding acyl-CoA dehydrogenase family protein; translated protein: MHLAPTERQQRLRAELRTYFRDVMPGRRPGEGAEQRGLLRRIGADGMLGLGWPVEYGGQGRGPDEQFVFFDEAYRAGAPVSMVTLNTVGPTLMKYGTDEQKAYFLPRILSGDLVFAIGYSEPEAGTDLASLRTRAVRDGDDWVIDGQKIFTSNAQHADWIWLACRTDPAAPKHKGISIVLVPTDAPGFSWTPIETVGGLTTTATYYDGIRVPATHLVGAENAGWGLITNQLNHERVALAAIGMQAEDFYGAALAHARTPDPVTGRRRIDEPWVRSRLAEAYARLAATRLLNWRLVGSVGAGSLAPGEASGVKFAGTESAVEVYRICQEVLGEAGLIRGGSLGSFGADAGAGADAGAGTDEGAGAGAGDGELERMNRAAQINTFGGGVSEVQREIVATMRLGMKRGKR
- a CDS encoding bifunctional DNA primase/polymerase, which gives rise to MATIDRQTATLALAHALSAAGRGLPVFPLSATKLPALRSPHRGETPPVLCRGACGLPGHGVHDATTDPAAVRALFAAAPRATGYGIACGRAPHRLIGVDLDIDTTGGNDSLAALHQLAFQHLFTVPPTVTVLTPSGGRHLWLTGPPDVSVPNSAGRLAPGIDIRGAGGYLVGPGSVTTHGMYRLAPGAAALAPAPCPRALLRLLTPPSRPRRTTGHASRSRQGQGLIQFVLAAHEGQRNTRLFWAACRAYEHGFGDELADALTDAAVRTGLTAHEARAAIASAARLTAGRPEHA
- a CDS encoding Imm10 family immunity protein; translation: MTYRFTARIACGLDDPDADDCVMAGVAESDDEEGFSLLFMCDFEEPDSQEVALGMDTHCLVTPDQGTAYGCVREVELSGEVLRVTLDPASLDALGLSDPVVEAVLHAPPADVARLREVLPRVLAFGRPDARPALITR
- a CDS encoding site-specific integrase, encoding MAAKRKARRAFGRIRKLPSGRFQARYPGPDGVLRAADQTFATTTDADRWLARKRIEMEEGRWLDPAEGRTTVRDWSARWLTAVSPQLKHKTQASYRSLINSLIVPALGDRELSSLRPITIVEWVGAMKTRGLSASRIRQAYRVLSQIMRAAVDNEMIGQTPCRGVKLPRMPQTEPHILTPLEASRIVRSATKPHDLLISLLAYAGLRVGEAFALRRADIDVSGGLVLVDENLAEANGTLVFDTPKSHQKRVLRIGPSLATRIGQHLETLSGGEDALLFITPGGKPLRYNQWRKAYFDPAVTAAGLTDVTPHDLRASHGTWVADRYGVMTAAHRLGHSNASVTTRHYARPVAGRDDQVAEAADTWLTEVDTEGGSRDAAED
- a CDS encoding helix-turn-helix domain-containing protein produces the protein MADRLLTVNQVAERLGTGLRFPRRLIEERRITFVKVGRHVRIPESAVEEYVSAHTVAPIVLRPTSAYSYRRAA
- the repSA gene encoding replication initiator protein RepSA is translated as MAHPPSPSKQKRSMPAPQLDPTVLGDVLRVASASDYARWEDQIRRTGGCADPVHLSGWVTHKDKTTGETLHRYSTAYEPGGRLRLACGNRRASRCPSCAWTYAGDTYHLIRAGLAGDDRRDITAAVRDHPRVFATLTAPSFGPVHNRPDRGTCRCGTAHGSDSGDLGSALDPETYDYAGAALFNNHAGELWQRFTTRLRRELAIHAGIPRRELGDHLRVSFGKVAEFQKRGALHFHAVVRLDGPEGPCTPPPSWATVDLLTDAIRAAAAHSYTSVSVPAAGEQSSRTFRWGRQLDVRPVKAFGDGSDVTEQAVASYVAKYATKAAENTGTLDRRIGELAELDRHRVPEHTRRLITACRELDSLYPDRRLWAWAHMLGFRGHFSSKSRTYSTTLGALRQERADYRASQEATVLGLADREPDTVLVLADWQYVGHGHTPGEGALAATIARDLQTNRETARDVLKGRTTDEGEW
- a CDS encoding SpdD-like protein, encoding MFQPKIPTMPQPSGLVTPPAVVQPTTITPGTPAPAPAAAPAPSRPVVQLTPGTAVALVGAGTAVVLVVGTVLVSLLLAVAVTSASVAVCTVVLRSLIASDAKRR
- a CDS encoding mobile element transfer protein, which encodes MPARDSFHSLMRIGPVQIGTRRDRTGRTAHAAVCTADRCGWSADYSSRTAAQLAARTHRCTVR
- a CDS encoding DUF2637 domain-containing protein, whose translation is MGARHGLRIDAVLIQAVIAGALSFAHLHDLAAAAGQDGWKAWAYPVSVDLLLVAAWRRLRSEGPSRLAWCWFLIALFASLGANVATAGFLDLADPPAPLRLGIAGWPALAFLGGTLLAHSPGKPVPVPSAAVTETKDVGPTRVPDAAPIPSPADELPATTALSSPPAPYPDPPVPAVLIDHARKVADEYRTRTGSPIDTDTLRSRLGVPPHLADAIAARLS